In Fimbriimonadaceae bacterium, the following are encoded in one genomic region:
- the ald gene encoding alanine dehydrogenase has protein sequence MVVGVPKEVKQDEYRVAMTPAGVMSLTSIGHQVVVEESAGAGTHIPDSEYLAAGAELAPVDEVWSRADLIVKVKEPQPDEYPRIKPGQLVFTYFHFAADAKLMSAMVESKGVCIAYETVEMPNGSLPLLTPMSEVAGRLSIQEGAKYLERPMGGRGVLLCGVPGVRPATVAVIGAGVVGINAVKVAAGFGATVYVLDINLDRLRYLDDIFPKNVITLHSNPGTLADVLRECDLLVGAVYVTGARTPVLVTREMLGLMKPGSVAVDVCVDQGGCFETTRPTTHRNPIYEVDGVVHYAVANMPGAVAHTSTYALTNATLPYVVKLANHGLDALRVDAALRKGLNVATGEVTLQAIAEQFGYAFVSPESYLAREQVGLA, from the coding sequence ATGGTTGTAGGCGTTCCCAAAGAGGTGAAGCAGGACGAGTACCGCGTCGCGATGACTCCCGCCGGCGTGATGAGCTTGACCAGCATCGGGCACCAGGTGGTCGTCGAAGAGAGCGCGGGGGCTGGCACGCACATTCCCGACTCGGAGTACCTGGCCGCCGGCGCGGAACTCGCTCCGGTCGACGAGGTCTGGTCGCGCGCGGACCTCATCGTGAAGGTCAAGGAGCCCCAGCCCGACGAGTATCCCCGCATCAAGCCGGGGCAACTGGTGTTCACCTATTTCCACTTCGCCGCCGACGCCAAGCTCATGAGCGCGATGGTCGAGAGCAAGGGCGTCTGCATCGCCTACGAGACCGTCGAGATGCCGAACGGTTCCCTGCCCCTGCTCACCCCGATGAGCGAGGTTGCGGGCCGGCTGAGCATCCAGGAGGGCGCAAAGTACCTCGAGCGCCCGATGGGAGGCAGGGGTGTGTTGCTCTGCGGCGTTCCGGGCGTCCGGCCCGCCACGGTTGCCGTGATCGGCGCCGGGGTCGTGGGCATCAACGCGGTCAAGGTGGCCGCAGGGTTCGGCGCGACGGTCTACGTCCTGGACATCAACCTCGACCGACTCCGGTACCTCGACGACATCTTCCCGAAGAACGTGATCACCCTCCACAGCAATCCCGGAACCCTCGCCGACGTGCTGCGCGAGTGCGATCTCCTGGTCGGCGCCGTCTACGTCACCGGTGCCCGCACCCCGGTTCTGGTCACGCGCGAGATGTTGGGGCTCATGAAGCCCGGTTCGGTCGCCGTCGACGTGTGTGTGGACCAAGGCGGATGCTTCGAGACCACCCGTCCGACGACCCACCGCAACCCGATCTACGAGGTGGACGGCGTGGTGCACTACGCGGTGGCGAACATGCCCGGCGCGGTCGCCCACACGAGCACCTACGCGCTGACGAACGCCACATTGCCATATGTGGTGAAGCTGGCCAACCACGGCCTCGACGCGCTGCGGGTCGATGCCGCGCTGCGCAAGGGATTGAACGTCGCGACGGGAGAGGTCACGTTGCAGGCGATCGCCGAACAGTTTGGGTACGCGTTTGTTTCGCCGGAAAGCTACCTGGCACGGGAACAGGTCGGACTGGCGTAG